From the genome of Pelomonas sp. SE-A7, one region includes:
- a CDS encoding methylated-DNA--[protein]-cysteine S-methyltransferase, producing the protein MKPQVFFHCYETALGCCGIAWTLERGICGCQLPEESATATRDRMRVRFPAARESEQPPAFVSEAMAGVRALLSGEVHQLLEVQLDESEIADFNRQVHALTRQIPVGQTRTYGELALALGQPGAARAVGRAEGSNPFAPIVPCHRVMGADGAGTGFSAHGGIQTKLKLLRIEARATGQTAAEQGALFD; encoded by the coding sequence ATGAAGCCGCAGGTCTTCTTCCACTGCTATGAAACCGCCCTGGGCTGCTGCGGCATTGCCTGGACGCTGGAGCGCGGCATCTGCGGCTGCCAGCTGCCTGAAGAAAGCGCCACGGCCACGCGGGATCGCATGCGGGTGCGCTTCCCGGCGGCACGCGAGAGCGAGCAGCCGCCAGCCTTCGTCAGCGAGGCGATGGCCGGCGTACGGGCCCTGCTGAGCGGCGAGGTGCATCAATTGCTTGAAGTGCAGCTCGACGAAAGCGAGATCGCCGACTTCAATCGCCAGGTCCATGCGCTGACCCGGCAGATCCCGGTCGGCCAGACCCGCACCTACGGCGAGCTGGCGCTGGCCCTGGGCCAGCCCGGTGCCGCGCGTGCGGTCGGCCGGGCTGAGGGCAGCAATCCATTCGCCCCCATCGTGCCTTGCCACCGTGTGATGGGCGCCGATGGTGCCGGCACCGGCTTCTCGGCCCATGGCGGCATCCAGACCAAGCTCAAGCTCTTGCGCATCGAGGCCCGCGCCACCGGCCAGACCGCGGCCGAGCAGGGCGCCTTGTTCGACTGA
- a CDS encoding EAL domain-containing protein, producing MQAALPQPPETLQRPSALHRRLHRFNAAEGRLPAGFNRRRQRLLKVAAAAIAMLGCGWALYYLINADFMLAAGNLALAAGAVLMHGLQRRGLARLAGFLFLLIGLLAVMAVSYFADIPTASVPRTLQLYLAPLTVYGIFLLQHEKATVRIGLAMLTLLTLALLALAPAQPEALHIMGPEVLPRRVGALVNVIGASVLLYLAVDIMLREARESSALELDFARAVATGDLQAYLQPQCSADGRITGAEALMRWRHSERGWISPAEFIPMAERSGLIIPAGEQIATSICRALRRWETDPVLSRLKVSVNVSPAQLLSGQSAERLLAIVETTGAPRSALMFELTESMFAHDFQAMLGKMNGFRAQGIRMALDDFGTGFSSLAYLKQLPLDQLKVDQSFVRDLPADGSSARIASTIVNLGHDLGLELVAEGVEKREQLQALQAMGCSVFQGYLFGRPMPLEEFEELARNGRSLLASV from the coding sequence ATGCAAGCGGCTTTGCCCCAACCGCCCGAGACCCTCCAGCGCCCGTCCGCCCTGCACCGGCGGCTGCATCGCTTCAATGCCGCCGAAGGCCGGCTCCCGGCCGGTTTCAATCGGCGGCGCCAGCGCCTGCTGAAGGTGGCCGCCGCCGCCATCGCCATGCTGGGTTGCGGCTGGGCGCTGTACTACCTGATCAACGCCGACTTCATGCTGGCCGCCGGCAACCTGGCCCTGGCCGCCGGCGCCGTGCTGATGCATGGCCTGCAACGCCGCGGCCTGGCACGCCTGGCCGGCTTCCTGTTCCTGCTGATAGGTCTGCTGGCCGTGATGGCCGTGTCCTACTTCGCCGACATCCCCACGGCCTCGGTGCCGCGCACCTTGCAGCTCTACCTCGCGCCGCTGACGGTCTACGGCATCTTCCTGCTGCAGCACGAGAAGGCCACGGTGCGCATAGGCCTGGCCATGCTGACCTTGCTCACCCTGGCCCTGCTGGCGCTGGCACCGGCCCAGCCGGAAGCGCTGCACATCATGGGTCCCGAGGTACTGCCGCGCAGGGTGGGCGCCCTGGTCAACGTGATCGGCGCCTCGGTGCTGCTCTACCTGGCGGTCGACATCATGCTGCGCGAGGCCCGCGAGTCGTCGGCGCTTGAACTGGACTTCGCCCGCGCCGTCGCCACCGGCGACCTGCAGGCCTATCTGCAGCCTCAGTGCAGCGCCGACGGCCGCATCACCGGCGCCGAGGCGCTGATGCGCTGGCGGCATTCGGAACGCGGCTGGATCTCGCCGGCCGAGTTCATCCCCATGGCCGAGCGCTCCGGCCTGATCATTCCGGCCGGCGAGCAGATCGCCACCAGCATCTGCCGCGCACTGAGGCGCTGGGAAACCGACCCGGTGCTGAGCCGGCTCAAGGTCTCGGTCAATGTGAGCCCGGCCCAGCTCTTGAGCGGCCAATCGGCCGAGCGGCTGCTGGCCATCGTCGAGACCACCGGGGCGCCGCGCTCGGCCCTGATGTTCGAGCTGACAGAGTCCATGTTCGCCCACGACTTCCAGGCCATGCTGGGCAAGATGAACGGCTTCCGCGCCCAGGGCATACGCATGGCGCTGGACGACTTCGGCACCGGCTTCTCCTCGCTGGCCTACCTGAAGCAGTTGCCGCTGGACCAGCTCAAGGTGGACCAGAGCTTTGTGCGCGACCTGCCAGCAGACGGCAGCTCGGCGCGCATCGCCTCCACCATCGTCAATCTTGGCCACGACCTGGGCCTAGAGCTGGTGGCCGAAGGCGTTGAAAAGCGCGAGCAGCTGCAGGCCCTGCAGGCCATGGGCTGCTCGGTCTTCCAGGGCTACCTGTTCGGCCGCCCCATGCCATTGGAGGAGTTCGAGGAGCTGGCCCGCAACGGGCGCTCCCTGCTGGCCTCGGTCTAG
- a CDS encoding EAL domain-containing protein: MLDESIGIRSPQPGWPSVKQLLDGFNSAEGPLPQPFNRRRRRMLVLGSLFILFTVSFWACFFAFKGQFWLTALDLALAVSAGGVLWMARNSQLRLAGLVFLAICLSFLLVVATLADVPTTVAPRTLHLYMVPLTVYSVFLLQHERFAVRAFVVTVVLLCFAVLAMAPVDLAHQHFMSESQRRVGAVLNVISSTVLLFLVIDIMLREAKETSALELDFARAVATGEVLAYLQPQCTADGRIVGAEALMRWRHSKRGYVSPAEFIPMAERSGLIIPAGEQIAAIICKALHRWEDDPVLRELTVSVNVSSAQLFSGASTARLLGTVSEAAAPRASLKFELTESMFVQDFQAVRGKMEEIRGQGIRMALDDFGTGFSSLSYLKQLPLDQIKVDQSFVRDLPGDASAAKIAATIVHLGEDLGLEVVAEGVENREQLTALEAMGCRIFQGFLFARPLPLEEFEALARSGKTLPVA, encoded by the coding sequence ATGCTCGATGAGTCGATTGGGATTCGCAGTCCGCAGCCTGGCTGGCCTTCGGTCAAGCAGCTGCTGGATGGCTTCAACAGTGCCGAGGGGCCGCTGCCGCAGCCCTTCAACCGGCGCCGCCGACGCATGCTCGTGCTCGGCAGTCTGTTCATTCTTTTCACCGTCAGCTTCTGGGCCTGTTTCTTCGCGTTCAAGGGCCAGTTCTGGCTGACCGCGCTCGACCTGGCCCTGGCAGTCTCGGCCGGCGGCGTGCTGTGGATGGCGCGAAACAGCCAGCTTCGCCTGGCCGGTCTGGTGTTCCTCGCAATCTGCCTGTCCTTCCTGCTGGTCGTGGCCACGCTGGCCGACGTTCCGACCACCGTGGCCCCCCGCACCCTGCACCTCTACATGGTGCCGCTGACGGTCTACAGCGTGTTCCTGCTGCAGCACGAACGCTTCGCGGTCCGGGCCTTCGTGGTGACCGTGGTGCTGCTGTGCTTCGCGGTGCTGGCCATGGCGCCGGTGGACCTGGCCCATCAGCATTTCATGAGCGAGTCGCAACGCCGGGTCGGCGCCGTGCTCAACGTGATCAGCTCCACGGTGCTGCTGTTCCTGGTCATCGACATCATGCTGCGCGAGGCCAAGGAGACCTCGGCGCTGGAGCTGGACTTTGCCCGCGCCGTCGCCACCGGCGAGGTGCTGGCCTACCTGCAGCCGCAGTGCACGGCCGATGGCCGCATCGTCGGCGCCGAGGCCCTGATGCGCTGGCGGCATTCCAAGCGCGGCTATGTCTCGCCGGCCGAATTCATCCCCATGGCCGAGCGCTCGGGCCTGATCATCCCGGCCGGCGAGCAGATCGCGGCCATCATCTGCAAGGCCCTGCACCGCTGGGAGGACGACCCGGTGCTGCGCGAGCTGACCGTCTCGGTCAACGTCAGCTCGGCCCAGCTGTTCTCGGGCGCTTCGACCGCGCGGCTGCTGGGCACCGTGTCGGAGGCCGCGGCGCCGCGCGCCTCGCTGAAGTTCGAGCTGACCGAATCCATGTTCGTGCAGGACTTCCAGGCGGTGCGCGGCAAGATGGAAGAGATCCGCGGCCAGGGCATCCGCATGGCGCTGGACGACTTCGGCACCGGCTTCTCCTCGCTGTCCTACCTGAAGCAGTTGCCGCTGGACCAGATCAAGGTGGACCAGAGCTTCGTGCGTGATCTGCCCGGCGATGCCAGCGCGGCCAAGATCGCTGCCACCATCGTCCACCTGGGCGAGGACCTGGGCCTGGAGGTGGTGGCCGAAGGCGTGGAGAACCGCGAGCAGTTGACGGCGCTGGAGGCGATGGGCTGCCGCATCTTTCAGGGCTTCCTGTTCGCGCGGCCGCTGCCGCTAGAGGAATTCGAGGCCCTGGCGCGCAGCGGCAAGACCCTGCCCGTGGCCTGA
- a CDS encoding enoyl-CoA hydratase/isomerase family protein → MTAAASALPTLQSDGQVLAEVNGCLGLITLNRAQALNALSLAMIRDLTALLKSWAAEPAIEAVVILGAGREGKPAAFCAGGDIRFFHAAALAGDSALEDFFTEEYALNHLIHAYPKPYIALMDGVVMGGGMGISQGAKLRVLTEHSKLAMPETNIGLFPDVGGGWFLGQCPGHSGEWLALTGQPIGAGDAIALGLGDVFVRAAELPAIIEAFRRGEQSSAEHVVATVMERADLAAPADDLELRKRIDQHFSKPTVLAICESLQAAGDAWSLETLATLRKRSPLMLAVTLEQVRRARGMSLAEDLRMERDLVHRCFTLRPGAASETVEGIRALAVDKDHSPRWNPARIEDVTPALVAEFFASPWAPAEHPLRGLT, encoded by the coding sequence ATGACCGCCGCTGCATCCGCTCTCCCGACCCTGCAATCCGATGGCCAGGTGCTGGCCGAAGTCAACGGCTGCCTGGGCCTGATCACGCTGAACCGGGCGCAGGCGCTGAATGCGCTGTCACTGGCCATGATCCGCGACCTGACCGCGCTGCTGAAATCCTGGGCGGCCGAGCCCGCCATCGAGGCCGTGGTCATCCTCGGCGCCGGCCGCGAGGGCAAGCCGGCCGCGTTCTGTGCTGGTGGTGACATCCGCTTCTTCCATGCCGCGGCCCTGGCGGGCGATAGCGCGCTGGAGGATTTCTTCACCGAGGAATACGCGCTCAATCACCTGATCCACGCCTATCCCAAGCCCTACATCGCCCTGATGGACGGCGTGGTCATGGGCGGTGGCATGGGCATCAGCCAGGGCGCCAAGCTGCGCGTACTGACCGAGCACAGCAAGCTGGCCATGCCCGAGACCAATATCGGCCTGTTCCCGGACGTGGGCGGCGGCTGGTTCCTGGGCCAGTGTCCCGGCCACAGCGGTGAATGGCTGGCCCTGACCGGCCAGCCGATTGGCGCCGGCGATGCCATCGCCCTGGGCCTGGGCGACGTCTTTGTCCGCGCGGCCGAGCTGCCGGCCATCATCGAGGCCTTCCGCCGTGGCGAGCAATCCAGCGCCGAGCATGTGGTGGCCACGGTGATGGAGCGAGCCGACCTGGCCGCGCCGGCCGACGACCTGGAACTGCGCAAGCGCATAGACCAGCATTTCTCCAAGCCCACGGTGCTGGCCATCTGCGAGTCGCTGCAGGCGGCCGGCGATGCCTGGTCGCTGGAGACCCTGGCCACGCTGCGCAAGCGCTCCCCACTGATGCTGGCCGTGACGCTGGAGCAAGTGCGCCGCGCCCGCGGCATGAGCCTGGCCGAAGACCTGCGCATGGAGCGCGACCTGGTGCACCGCTGCTTCACGCTGCGTCCCGGCGCGGCCTCTGAGACAGTGGAAGGCATACGCGCTCTGGCGGTCGACAAGGACCACAGCCCGCGCTGGAACCCGGCCCGCATCGAGGACGTGACGCCGGCCCTGGTGGCCGAGTTCTTCGCCAGCCCCTGGGCTCCGGCCGAGCATCCGCTGCGCGGACTGACCTGA
- a CDS encoding formate--tetrahydrofolate ligase, translated as MRTDIEIAQAATLQPIVPLAVQRLGLPEEALSPYGRYKAKLSLEHVARLQDRPDGHLVLVTAITPTPPGEGKTTTTVGLGDGLNHLGKQAIICLREPSLGPCFGMKGGAAGGGMAQVVPMEDINLHFTGDFHAIQLANNLLAALIDNHINHGNALGLDLRRIVWRRVVDMNDRALRQITVGLGGPANGYPREDGFDIVVASEVMAILCLATSLADLKQRLGRIVIGYTADKKPITARQLKADGAMAALLKDALAPNIVQTLEGNLAFVHGGPFANIAHGCNSLIATRTALKLADYVVTEAGFGADLGAEKFIDIKCRQSGLKPGCAVIVATVRALRHHGGALEGLAALQAGLANLRRHVENVRLQYGLPAVVSINRFDADTPEEIALIQQECAALGVACVLATHWAEGGTGAAALAREVVKACESGAADLQFLYEDAMPLEQKIVSVARRIYHAADIELEPKARFQLAELQALGFSQLPVCIAKTQYSFSTDPKLLAAPSGHSLRVRELRLNAGAGFVTAICGDIMTMPGLPREPAAERIDVDDEGRISGLF; from the coding sequence ATGCGCACAGACATAGAGATCGCCCAGGCGGCGACCTTGCAGCCCATTGTTCCGCTGGCCGTGCAGCGGCTGGGCCTGCCGGAAGAGGCGCTCAGCCCCTACGGCCGCTACAAGGCCAAGCTCTCGCTCGAGCATGTGGCCCGCCTGCAGGACCGGCCCGACGGCCACCTGGTGCTGGTCACCGCGATCACGCCGACGCCGCCGGGCGAAGGCAAGACCACGACCACGGTCGGTCTGGGTGACGGACTCAACCACCTGGGCAAGCAGGCCATCATCTGCCTGCGCGAGCCTTCGCTGGGTCCCTGCTTCGGCATGAAGGGGGGAGCGGCCGGCGGCGGAATGGCCCAGGTCGTGCCGATGGAGGACATCAACCTCCATTTCACCGGCGATTTCCACGCCATCCAACTGGCCAACAACCTGCTGGCCGCGCTGATAGACAACCACATCAACCACGGCAATGCGCTGGGGCTGGACCTGCGCCGCATCGTCTGGCGCCGCGTGGTCGACATGAACGACCGGGCGCTGCGCCAGATCACGGTGGGCCTGGGCGGCCCGGCCAACGGCTATCCGCGCGAGGACGGCTTCGACATCGTCGTGGCTTCCGAGGTGATGGCCATCCTGTGCCTGGCCACTTCGCTGGCCGACCTGAAGCAGCGGCTGGGCCGCATCGTCATCGGCTACACGGCCGACAAGAAGCCGATCACGGCCAGGCAGCTGAAGGCCGACGGCGCCATGGCGGCCCTGCTCAAGGACGCGCTGGCGCCCAACATCGTCCAGACGCTGGAGGGCAACCTCGCCTTCGTCCATGGCGGCCCCTTCGCCAACATCGCCCACGGCTGCAATTCCCTGATCGCCACGCGCACGGCGCTCAAGCTGGCCGACTACGTGGTCACCGAGGCCGGCTTCGGCGCCGACCTGGGGGCAGAAAAGTTTATCGACATCAAGTGCCGGCAATCGGGCCTGAAACCGGGCTGCGCTGTGATCGTCGCCACGGTGCGGGCTCTGCGTCACCATGGGGGTGCGCTCGAGGGGCTGGCGGCCCTGCAGGCCGGCCTGGCCAACCTGCGCCGCCATGTGGAGAACGTGCGGCTGCAGTACGGACTGCCGGCCGTGGTTTCGATCAACCGCTTCGATGCCGACACGCCGGAGGAGATCGCCCTGATCCAGCAGGAATGCGCGGCCCTGGGCGTGGCCTGCGTGCTGGCCACGCATTGGGCCGAGGGGGGCACCGGCGCAGCGGCCCTGGCTCGCGAGGTCGTCAAGGCCTGCGAGAGCGGCGCGGCCGACCTGCAGTTCCTTTACGAGGATGCGATGCCGCTGGAGCAGAAGATCGTCAGCGTGGCGCGGCGCATCTATCACGCGGCCGACATCGAGCTGGAGCCCAAGGCGCGCTTCCAGCTGGCCGAACTGCAGGCCCTGGGCTTCAGCCAACTGCCGGTCTGCATCGCCAAGACCCAGTATTCGTTCAGCACCGATCCCAAGCTGCTGGCCGCGCCCAGCGGCCACAGCTTGCGGGTGCGCGAGCTGCGGCTCAATGCCGGCGCCGGCTTCGTCACCGCGATCTGCGGTGACATCATGACCATGCCCGGCCTGCCGCGCGAACCGGCGGCCGAGCGTATCGACGTGGACGACGAGGGCCGCATCAGCGGCCTGTTCTAG
- a CDS encoding ABC transporter ATP-binding protein, whose amino-acid sequence MLSIQNLVKVHGGKLRALDDVSLELGPGVLGLVGHNGAGKSTLMQLLATLSKPTSGRILLDGQCIVARPEAMRRRLGYLPQDFSVPSHLTALEFLQYFAALKGVRDAARIRRLLELVNLHEQANRLAIGFSGGMRQRLGIAQALLNDPDVLIVDEPTAGLDPEERLRFRNLLSEIGFSKLVIVSTHIVSDIENMARQLAILRQGRLVAFDTPEQLLLDARGRIWTASLEPAHYEALRGQVHVLHAQRQGERIQVRMAHGEQPCHEASPGEPSLEEALMAQRYALQAVPA is encoded by the coding sequence ATGCTGAGCATTCAGAACTTGGTCAAGGTCCACGGCGGCAAGCTGCGCGCGCTGGACGATGTTTCGCTGGAGCTGGGCCCCGGCGTGCTGGGCCTGGTGGGCCACAACGGCGCCGGCAAGAGCACGCTGATGCAGTTGCTGGCCACGCTGAGCAAACCCACCAGCGGCCGCATCCTGCTGGACGGCCAATGCATAGTCGCCCGGCCCGAGGCCATGCGCCGCCGTCTGGGCTATCTGCCGCAGGACTTCAGCGTGCCGTCCCATCTGACGGCGCTGGAATTCCTGCAGTACTTCGCCGCGCTCAAGGGCGTTCGCGATGCGGCGCGCATCCGCCGCCTGCTGGAACTGGTCAACCTGCATGAGCAAGCGAACCGCCTGGCCATAGGCTTTTCGGGCGGCATGCGCCAGCGCCTCGGCATTGCCCAGGCCTTGCTGAACGACCCCGACGTGCTGATCGTCGATGAGCCCACGGCCGGCCTGGACCCCGAGGAGCGGCTGCGCTTCCGCAACCTGCTGTCCGAGATCGGCTTCTCCAAGCTGGTGATCGTCTCGACCCACATCGTGTCCGACATCGAGAACATGGCCAGGCAGCTGGCCATCCTGCGCCAGGGCCGGCTGGTGGCCTTCGACACGCCCGAGCAGCTGCTGTTGGACGCCCGCGGCCGCATCTGGACCGCCTCGCTGGAACCGGCCCATTACGAAGCGCTGCGCGGCCAGGTCCATGTGCTGCATGCCCAGCGCCAGGGCGAACGCATCCAGGTGCGCATGGCCCATGGCGAGCAGCCCTGCCACGAGGCCAGCCCGGGCGAGCCCAGCCTGGAAGAAGCGCTGATGGCGCAGCGCTATGCCCTGCAGGCGGTGCCGGCATGA
- the dusA gene encoding tRNA dihydrouridine(20/20a) synthase DusA, with translation MNSKPNPWRLSVAPMLDWTDSPCRVFHRLLTRHTRLYTEMVTTGALLHGDVPRHLDYDAVEHPVALQLGGSEPADLAAAAKLAEQWGYDEVNLNCGCPSERVQKGAFGACLMAEPQLVADGVKAMRDAVGIPVTVKHRIGIDREESYEFVRDFVGTIAEAGCEVFIVHARNAWLQGLSPKENREIPPLRYELVHQLKREFPQLTIVLNGGVKSDDEIEEQLRHVDGVMVGRQAYHEPWQMAAWDQRFFGTTGPAESREQVEAAWVEWLDHRSQATRKHWPQAMRHALGLWNGEAGARRWRQIWSDHKLKSLPAAEVARLADAARIGIASDAEAHQTANRHAPQTVA, from the coding sequence GTGAATTCCAAGCCCAATCCCTGGCGACTGTCGGTCGCGCCCATGCTGGACTGGACCGACAGCCCCTGCCGCGTCTTCCACCGCTTGCTGACCCGCCATACCCGCCTCTACACCGAGATGGTCACCACCGGTGCGCTCTTGCATGGTGACGTGCCGCGCCATCTGGACTACGACGCCGTCGAGCATCCGGTCGCCCTGCAGCTCGGCGGTAGCGAGCCGGCCGACCTGGCCGCCGCTGCCAAGCTGGCCGAGCAATGGGGCTATGACGAGGTCAATCTGAATTGCGGCTGCCCCAGCGAGCGGGTGCAGAAGGGCGCCTTCGGTGCCTGCCTGATGGCCGAGCCGCAGCTGGTGGCCGACGGCGTCAAAGCCATGCGCGATGCGGTGGGCATCCCGGTGACGGTCAAGCACCGCATAGGCATAGACCGCGAAGAAAGCTACGAGTTCGTGCGCGACTTCGTCGGCACGATTGCCGAGGCCGGCTGCGAAGTCTTCATCGTCCATGCCCGCAACGCCTGGCTGCAGGGCCTGAGCCCCAAGGAAAACCGCGAGATCCCGCCGCTGCGCTACGAGCTGGTGCACCAGCTCAAGCGCGAGTTCCCGCAGCTCACCATCGTGCTGAACGGCGGGGTCAAGAGCGACGACGAAATCGAAGAGCAGCTGCGCCATGTGGACGGCGTGATGGTCGGCCGCCAGGCCTATCACGAGCCCTGGCAGATGGCGGCCTGGGACCAGCGCTTCTTCGGCACGACCGGCCCGGCCGAAAGCCGCGAGCAGGTCGAGGCGGCCTGGGTCGAATGGCTGGACCACCGCAGCCAGGCCACGCGCAAGCACTGGCCCCAGGCCATGCGCCATGCGCTGGGCCTGTGGAACGGCGAGGCCGGTGCTCGCCGCTGGCGCCAGATCTGGAGCGACCACAAGCTCAAGAGCCTGCCGGCCGCCGAGGTGGCCCGCCTGGCCGATGCCGCCCGCATCGGCATCGCCTCCGATGCCGAGGCGCACCAGACGGCGAACCGCCACGCACCGCAAACGGTGGCCTGA
- a CDS encoding DEAD/DEAH box helicase translates to MSFQTLGLGPAVMRALRDQGYHAPTPVQQAAIPAVLAGGDLLALAPTGSGKTAAYALPLLQQLLQSNPQRDPRALLLLPTRELAVQVGDALRELSRHLPQRLRVAVVFGGVSINPQLMGLRGGCDIVVATPGRLLDIVDHNGLRLDAVRHLVLDEADRLLALGFAEELQRVLGLLPAQRQNLLFSATFPKSVEALAAAQLREPQRITVAAEAPRLEAIRQRSIVVDTDKRTPLLRHLLETEGWQRALVFVATKYATEHVSDKLWAKGIKAAALHGELSQGGRAKVLVALKSGEVAVLVATDLAARGLDIPELPAVINYDLPRSPADYTHRIGRTGRAGATGDAVSFVPPASEAHFRLIEKRQGRRVEREQIAGYEATEEAPASDPNGGVKGKRKSKKDKLREAAAAAAVKD, encoded by the coding sequence ATGTCCTTCCAGACCCTGGGCCTAGGCCCCGCCGTCATGCGCGCCCTGCGTGATCAGGGCTATCACGCGCCAACGCCGGTGCAGCAAGCGGCGATTCCCGCCGTGCTGGCCGGTGGCGACCTGCTGGCGCTGGCGCCCACCGGCTCGGGCAAGACGGCCGCCTATGCCTTGCCGCTCTTGCAGCAGCTGCTGCAAAGCAATCCACAGCGCGATCCGCGCGCCTTGCTGCTGCTGCCGACGCGTGAACTGGCCGTGCAGGTCGGCGATGCGCTGCGTGAGCTGAGCCGCCATCTGCCGCAGCGTCTGCGTGTGGCCGTGGTCTTCGGCGGCGTCTCCATCAATCCGCAGCTGATGGGCCTGCGCGGCGGCTGCGACATCGTCGTCGCGACACCGGGCCGGCTGCTTGACATCGTGGACCACAACGGCCTGCGCCTGGATGCGGTCCGGCACCTGGTGCTGGACGAAGCCGACCGTCTGCTGGCCCTGGGCTTTGCCGAGGAGCTGCAGCGCGTGCTGGGACTGCTGCCGGCCCAACGCCAGAACCTGCTGTTCTCGGCTACGTTCCCGAAGTCGGTCGAGGCGCTGGCCGCGGCCCAGCTGCGAGAGCCACAGCGCATCACGGTGGCGGCCGAGGCGCCGCGGCTGGAGGCGATTCGCCAGCGCAGCATCGTGGTCGATACCGACAAGCGCACGCCGCTGCTGCGCCATCTGCTTGAGACCGAAGGTTGGCAGCGCGCGCTGGTCTTCGTGGCCACCAAGTACGCCACCGAGCATGTGTCGGACAAGCTCTGGGCCAAGGGCATCAAGGCCGCGGCCCTGCATGGCGAGCTGAGCCAGGGCGGCCGCGCCAAGGTGCTGGTGGCGCTCAAGAGCGGCGAAGTCGCGGTGCTGGTGGCCACCGATCTGGCGGCCCGCGGCCTCGACATTCCCGAGCTGCCGGCTGTCATCAACTACGACCTGCCGCGCTCGCCGGCCGACTACACGCACCGCATAGGCCGCACCGGCCGGGCCGGCGCGACCGGCGATGCCGTCAGCTTCGTGCCGCCGGCCAGCGAGGCGCATTTCCGCCTGATCGAAAAGCGCCAGGGCCGGCGTGTGGAACGCGAGCAGATTGCGGGTTACGAGGCGACAGAAGAAGCGCCTGCCTCGGATCCGAACGGGGGCGTCAAGGGCAAGCGCAAGAGCAAGAAGGACAAGTTGCGGGAGGCGGCTGCCGCTGCTGCGGTCAAAGACTGA